A single genomic interval of Camelina sativa cultivar DH55 chromosome 11, Cs, whole genome shotgun sequence harbors:
- the LOC104725600 gene encoding fumarate hydratase 2, chloroplastic-like, which translates to MTISIMQFEGEKKTPSEVADVTLKKEEDEKQRRYYSTSFREERDTFGPIQVPSDKLWGAQTQRSLQNFDIGGDRERMPEPIVRAFGVLKKCAAKVNMEYGLDPTIGEAIMKAAQEVAEGKLNDHFPLVVWQTGSGTQTNMNANEVIANRAAEILGHKRGEKIVHPNDHVNRSQSSNDTFPTVMHIAAATEITSRLIPSLKILHSTLVSKSFEFKDIVKIGRTHTQDATPLTLGQEFGGYATQVKYGLHRVACTLPRIYQLAQGGTAVGTGLNTKKGFDVKIAAAVAEETDLPFVTAENKFEALAAHDACVETCGSLNTIATSLMKIANDIRFLGSGPRCGLGELSLPENEPGSSIMPGKVNPTQCEALTMVCAQVMGNHVAVTIGGSNGHFELNVFKPVIAHALLHSIRLLADASASFEKNCVRGIKANRERISRLLHESLMLVTSLNPKIGYDNAAAVAKRAHREGCTLKVAAMDLGVLTSEEFDTLVVPEKMLGPSD; encoded by the exons aTGACCATTTCGATAATGCAGTttgaaggagagaaaaaaacCCCATCTGAAGTTGCAGACGTAACcctcaagaaagaagaagatgaaaaacaacGTAGATATTATTCAACGTCGTTTAGGGAAGAGAGGGACACCTTCGGGCCGATCCAAGTTCCTTCCGATAA ATTATGGGGAGCTCAGACGCAGAGATCGCTTCAGAACTTTGATATAGGCGGTGATCGCGAGCGGATGCCTGAACCCATCGTCCGAGCTTTTGGCGTTTTGAAGAAATGTGCTGCCAAG GTTAACATGGAGTATGGTCTTGACCCAACGATTGGGGAAGCCATAATGAAAGCTGCACAAGAAGTAGCAGAGGGAAAGCTCAATGATCATTTCCCACTTGTTGTATGGCAAACTGGCAGTGGCACTCAGACTAATATGAACGCTAATGAG GTCATTGCTAATAGAGCAGCTGAGATTCTTGGTCATAAAAGAGGTGAAAAAATTGTGCACCCAAACGACCATGTGAATAGATCACAATCTTCTAATGACACTTTCCCGACT GTCATGCACATTGCAGCTGCTACTGAGATTACTTCGAGGCTGATTCctagtttgaaaattttgcATAGCACTTTGGTGTCTAAG TCCTTCGAGTTCAAAGATATTGTGAAAATTGGAAGAACTCATACTCAAGATGCTACACCTTTGACACTAGGACAAGAATTTGGCGGATATGCTACTCAA GTTAAGTATGGACTTCATAGAGTCGCATGTACTCTACCTCGCATCTATCAG CTTGCGCAAGGTGGAACCGCTGTTGGGACCGGATTAAACACTAAGAAAGG gttCGATGTAAAGATAGCTGCTGCAGTTGCTGAAGAAACAGACTTGCCATTTGTCACTGCTGAAAATAAGTTTGAAGCTTTG GCTGCACACGATGCTTGTGTTGAAACCTGTGGATCTCTTAACACAATCGCCACATCTTTGATGAAAATCGCTAATGATATACGTTTTCTTGGAAG TGGCCCAAGATGTGGTCTTGGTGAACTTTCTTTACCTGAAAATGAGCCAGGAAGCAGTATTATGCCT GGAAAAGTGAATCCTACACAGTGTGAGGCCTTGACTATGGTTTGTGCTCAA GTTATGGGAAACCATGTAGCTGTGACAATTGGTGGGTCAAATGGCCATTTTGAATTGAACGTATTCAAGCCGGTGATAGCACATGCTCTCTTACAT TCCATTAGATTACTAGCAGATGCTTCAGCTTCGTTTGAGAAAAACTGTGTGAGAGGCATTAAGGCCAACAGAGAAAGAATCTCAAGGCTATTGCACGAG TCTCTTATGCTTGTGACATCATTGAATCCT AAAATCGGCTATGACAATGCTGCAGCAGTTGCCAAGAGAGCTCACAGAGAAGGATGTACATTGAAG gTTGCAGCTATGGATTTAGGTGTTCTTACTTCGGAAGAGTTTGATACTCTTGTTGTTCCCGAGAAGATGCTTGGCCCATCTGATTAA